The genomic segment TGCATATGATGGCCAAATCAGTGCAGCCTGGCATGGTGAAATAACAGGAAACGTGGAGGAACTGGAAGTTGCCCGCGAGATTATCTCGCGGTTGGCAGCCGTCCCAGATGTGCAAATCGATGGCCCCCACTGGTCTTTGAGTCCGGAAGCTTCGGCATCAGCAACGGAACAAGCGCTTCGTGGCGCATCCGCAACCGCCAAACGCACCGCCACCACAATTGCGGAATCGATGGATGGTCGCTTAGGAAAACTTCTGCTTGCTTCCACCGAATCCAGAAGCTCCACCCCGCAACCGGTGCGCGCCGAAATGATGGCTACCCGCAGTGCCGCGCCGCCACGCACACTTGATCTAGAACTGCGCCCAGCAGAAGTAGAAGTCTCCGAAAACATCTCCGTGACCTTTGAATTCCTTGCTAATTAAACTGCGATTTGGTGTTTTAATGAAAGGTGCTCTAAAGTAAAACACCGAAGTTTGAATAACCAGTTTTTCTGGTTGTACTCAAGGTTCACCGAAGACCGTAGGTTATCCGCATCGCGGATCGAAGGTTTCCTTTCCCAGGAACGGCCCACGCAGGAGACACTTGATCGCCTTAGGTTCCTGTTATGGAATATATTGCGCCCTGTGCTCTTGCACGGGGCTTTTTTCATGGGTTTTCCCGTGGGGAAGCTCCGAGGATCAGTAGATTACACATAAGAGGAAGGAGGCGAAGTAATGGCAAATCCAAAGAACGAAGCAGCTCTGGCAGAGCTTAAGGTACGCTTCGCTGAGACCGACGCTGTCGTTCTCACCGAATACCGTGGCCTGACCGTGGCTCAGACCACCGAACTGCGTAAGGCACTGGGACATGATGTCCAGTACTCCGTCGCCAAGAACACCCTTGTTAAGATCGCCGCTAATGAAGCTGGCGTCGAGGGCCTTGATGATCTCCTGACCGGTCCAACCGCTGTTGCCTTCATCAAGGGCGAAGCAGTTGACACCGCTAAGGTGCTGAAGAAATTCGGCGAAGAGAACAAGGCATTCGTAGTCAAGGGTGGCTACATGGATGGCAACGCGCTGACCGCTGAACAGGTCAACGCAATTGCTGAGCTGGACAACCGTGAGACTACTCTCGCGAAGCTTGCCGGCGCCATGAAGGGCAGCTTGGCAAAGGCCGCAGGCCTGTTCAACGCTCCTGCTTCTCAGGTCGCACGCCTTGCGGTTGCGCTCCAGGAGAAGAAGGAAGCTTAAGTCGCCATCAGGCGCAAAAGTTTTACCCCAAATTTTTCGAGTGTGTTAAACACTCAACAACAGGAAGGACGCCATCATGGCTAAGCTCACAAAAGACGAGCTCATCGAGGCTTTCAAGGAAATGACCCTCATCGAGCTCTCTGAGTTCGTTAAGGAATTCGAAGACGTCTTCGACGTAACCGCAGCTGCTCCAGTTGCTGTTGCTGCTGCAGGCGGCGAAGCTGCTGCTGCTGTTGAAGAGAAGGACGAGTTCGACGTCGTTCTTGAAGATGCAGGCGCAAAGAAGATCGGC from the Corynebacterium crudilactis genome contains:
- the rplL gene encoding 50S ribosomal protein L7/L12, with product MAKLTKDELIEAFKEMTLIELSEFVKEFEDVFDVTAAAPVAVAAAGGEAAAAVEEKDEFDVVLEDAGAKKIGVIKAVRELVSGLGLKEAKELVEGAPKAIIEGANKDDAEAAKAKLEEAGAKVTLK
- the rplJ gene encoding 50S ribosomal protein L10, with product MANPKNEAALAELKVRFAETDAVVLTEYRGLTVAQTTELRKALGHDVQYSVAKNTLVKIAANEAGVEGLDDLLTGPTAVAFIKGEAVDTAKVLKKFGEENKAFVVKGGYMDGNALTAEQVNAIAELDNRETTLAKLAGAMKGSLAKAAGLFNAPASQVARLAVALQEKKEA
- a CDS encoding SIMPL domain-containing protein, producing the protein MESSVQASARHTSKITADKWLIRLSAEAHAHPNDAYARRAEAISTISSVLIDVPLRHEHITENAAYDGQISAAWHGEITGNVEELEVAREIISRLAAVPDVQIDGPHWSLSPEASASATEQALRGASATAKRTATTIAESMDGRLGKLLLASTESRSSTPQPVRAEMMATRSAAPPRTLDLELRPAEVEVSENISVTFEFLAN